A genomic region of Oryza glaberrima chromosome 1, OglaRS2, whole genome shotgun sequence contains the following coding sequences:
- the LOC127769911 gene encoding protein DELAY OF GERMINATION 1-like, producing the protein MPPSPHPPHRNGNHVPAPSGESFAKFYECWISEQSRDLAALRSAASAATNPAAPPDDAELRRLVDRVLGHYEHYYRTKSAAASTDVLRMFSPSWTSTTENLYLWCGGWRPTAALHLLYSKSGAQLETQLPVFLAGGGLGTGDLGDLSAEQLQAADQLQRITISKEREIENTAANAQESLATVKMVELAGGGGMDAEGMEMEMRSKADGMRRVLEMADGLRMETMREVVALLRPSQAVHFLIAAAELHLAVHEFGRRKDGDGAASPPPA; encoded by the exons atgccgccgtcgccgcacccgCCTCACCGCAACGGCAACCACGTCCCGGCGCCGTCCGGCGAGTCCTTCGCCAAGTTCTACGAGTGCTGGATCTCCGAGCAGTCCCgcgacctcgccgcgctccgctccgccgcgtcggcggcgacgaaccccgcggcgccgcccgacgacgccgagctccgccgcctcgtcgaCCGGGTCCTCGGCCACTACGAGCACTACTACCGGACcaagtccgccgccgcctccaccgacgtGCTCCGCATGTTCTCCCCGTCGTGGACCTCCACCACCGAGAACCTCTACCTCTGGTGCGGCGGATGgcgccccaccgccgcgctccACCTGCTCTACTCCAAGTCCGGCGCGCAGCTCGAGACCCAGCTCCCGGtgttcctcgccggcggcggcctcgggacCGGCGACCTCGGCGACCTCTCCGCCGAGCAGCTCCAGGCCGCTGACCAGCTGCAGCGGATAACCATCAGCAAGGAACGGGAGATCGAGAACACCGCCGCGAACGCACAG GAGTCGTTGGCGACGGTGAAGATGGTGGAGCtagccggaggcggcgggatggaCGCGGAggggatggagatggagatgaggAGCAAGGCGGACGGGATGAGGCGCGTGCTGGAGATGGCGGACGGGCTGAGGATGGAGACGAtgagggaggtggtggcgctgcTCCGCCCGTCGCAGGCCGTGCActtcctcatcgccgccgccgagctccaccTCGCCGTGCACGAGTTCGGCAGGCgcaaggacggcgacggcgccgcgtcgccgccgccggcgtga
- the LOC127759832 gene encoding acyl-coenzyme A oxidase 4, peroxisomal-like: protein MAGKQGDGGDGREEDGAKVGLPALDISLAFPQATPASIFPPSASDYYQIDDLLTTEEQSIRKKVRAIMEKEIAPIMATYWEKAEFPFHAIPKLSSLGVAGGTIKGYGCPGLSITASAITMAEIARVDASCSTFILVHSSLAMVTIALCGSEVQKQKYLPSLAQLTAVGCWALTEPNHGSDASSLITTATKVPGGWHIDGQKRWIGNSTFADVLVVLARNANTKQLNGFIVRKGAPGLKATKIENKIGLRMVQNGDIVFNKVFVPEEDRLPGVNSFQDISKVLAISRVMVAWQPIGISMGVFDVCHRYLKERKQFGVPLVAFQLNQEKLVRMLGNIQAMLLVGWRLCKLYESGKMTPGHASLGKGWTSRMAREVVSLGRELLGGNGILADFLVAKAFCDLEPIYSYEGTYDINSLVTGREITGIASFKPAALAKARL, encoded by the exons CATCTGACTATTATCAGATTGATGATTTACTCACCACTGAAGAGCAGTCTATCAGGAAGAAGGTCAGGGCTATAATGGAGAAAGAAATTGCACCCATTATGGCAACG TACTGGGAGAAAGCAGAGTTCCCATTTCATGCCATTCCTAAACTTTCAAGCCTCGGTGTAGCTGGAGGCACAATAAAG GGATATGGGTGCCCAGGACTTTCAATAACAGCAAGTGCTATTACTATGGCAGAAATTGCACGGGTAGATGCAAGCTGCTCCACGTTCATTCTAGTACACTCCTCCCTTGCAATGGTCACAATAG CTCTTTGTGGATCTGAGGTTCAGAAGCAGAAGTACTTGCCATCCCTTGCTCAACTTACTGCTGTTGGTTGCTGG GCATTGACAGAACCAAATCATGGAAGCGATGCAAGCTCTTTGATAACTACAGCAACCAAG GTACCTGGTGGGTGGCACATAGATGGACAAAAACGCTGGATTGGTAACAGTACTTTTGCTGATGTGCTCGTGGTATTAGCTAGGAATGCCAATACAAAACAACTAAATGG ATTTATTGTGAGGAAGGGTGCTCCTGGCTTGAAAGCTACAAAGATTGAGAACAAAATTGGTCTTAGAATGGTTCAGAACGGTGATATAGTTTTTAATAAAGTATTTGTCCCTGAGGAAGATCGACTGCCAGGTGTCAATTCATTTCAGGATATAAGCAAG GTCCTTGCTATTTCACGTGTCATGGTGGCATGGCAACCGATTGGTATATCAATGGGGGTGTTTGATGTCTGCCATCG GTATCTGAAAGAAAGGAAACAGTTTGGAGTTCCTCTAGTAGCTTTTCAGCTGAACCAAGAAAAACTTGTGCGAATGCTTGGTAACATCCAAGCGATGCTTCTTGTTGGCTGGCGACTATGCAAGCTTTATGAGTCAGGGAAAATGACACCAGGGCATGCTAGTTTAGGGAAG GGTTGGACTTCCAGAATGGCTCGTGAGGTGGTTTCTCTCGGTCGAGAATTGTTGGGTGGAAATGGAATTTTGGCTGATTTTCTAGTTGCAAAG GCATTCTGTGACCTGGAGCCTATATACTCATACGAAGGCACATACGACATCAACAGCCTGGTGACTGGTAGAGAAATAACTGGGATCGCAAGCTTCAAACCTGCCGCATTAGCAAAAGCTCGGTTATAA
- the LOC127777765 gene encoding E3 ubiquitin-protein ligase MBR1-like, with protein sequence MARHHGNHSLLPEMVQPNNEQLNQPLPLGQKLFVHAGNDAALKIGPSYHGNVAIRSNDLPSSSRVAQYSGHRVKNTGTLHNSYVHYPAGSSGGHVSYNPQTEPVITYPHRSEGEFARGSSQIDNRTAAVKRKNPVIYPEYSINGDGYCAGSSSSTQFSNYPQPAPFSESLHRQMPPSVGPINWNDQSLVNQEGSQRNVRARHNFNNISLEPRPVHSTSNVSQSTSMKRNGPSFSTRMRTMPSGASGMHSGEMPYTMGSSNSSVPVPTLQGSSSSAIFASGVFAPRHVHGDTVPSYIHLPSVASSSSTAIPHEVIIPSYQPATSATTSTPMRASQPLPVRAVASSRHARNVLIGHANSGRNRRARSSYYGIQPLMIDAQQLIMMQQFALRESREAQDPHRAMRLDIDNMSYEDLLALGESIGNVCTGLVDEKISGCVREVIYCSSDEQQNDQDDGKCAICLEEYKDNSLLGILKCNHDFHTDCVKKWLKEKNSCPICKSAAA encoded by the exons ATGGCTAGACACCATGGAAACCATTCCCTACTGCCAGAGATGGTTCAACCCAATAATGAGCAACTCAACCAACCTCTGCCTTTAG GTCAGAAGTTATTTGTGCATGCTGGAAATGATGCAGCCCTTAAAATTGGCCCTTCATACCATGGGAATGTGGCAATTAGATCGAATGATCTTCCATCTTCAAGTCGAGTGGCACAATATTCAGGTCATAGAGTTAAAAACACAGGAACCTTACATAACTCCTATGTTCACTATCCTGCTGGAAGCTCTGGTGGCCATGTATCCTACAATCCTCAAACTGAACCTGTTATAACTTATCCACATAGATCTGAGGGAGAATTTGCTCGAGGGAGTTCCCAAATCGACAACAGAACTGCTGCAGTGAAACGAAAAAATCCTGTCATTTATCCAGAGTATAGCATCAATGGTGATGGTTATTGTGCCGGTAGCTCATCAAGTACCCAGTTCTCTAATTATCCACAGCCAGCTCCATTTTCTGAGTCCTTGCATCGTCAAATGCCTCCAAGTGTTGGCCCAATTAATTGGAATGACCAGAGCTTGGTAAATCAAGAAGGAAGTCAGAGAAATGTGAGGGCACGtcataattttaataatatttcaTTGGAACCTAGACCAGTCCATTCTACTTCGAATGTTTCCCAAAGTACATCAATGAAAAGGAATGGACCATCCTTTTCTACACGAATGAGAACTATGCCTTCAG GTGCCTCTGGAATGCACTCTGGAGAAATGCCTTACACTATGGGAAGCAGCAACTCATCTGTTCCCGTCCCAACTTTACAAGGCTCTTCAAGCAGTGCAATATTTGCCAGTGGTGTCTTTGCACCTAGGCATGTTCATGGTGACACTGTTCCTAGCTACATTCATCTGCCTTCTGTAGCATCCTCTAGCTCTACAGCGATTCCCCATGAGGTGATCATTCCGAGCTACCAACCTGCTACCTCTGCAACTACCTCAACACCCATGAGGGCCAGTCAGCCATTACCTGTCAGAGCTGTTGCATCTTCTAGACATGCAAGGAATGTACTCATAGGGCATGCTAACAGCGGAAGGAACAGAAGGGCGAGAAGCTCATACTATGGTATTCAGCCTTTGATGATTGATGCACAG CAATTGATAATGATGCAACAATTTGCTCTCCGCGAATCAAGAGAAGCACAAGACCCCCACAGGGCCATGAGACTGGACATTGACAATATGAGTTATGAG GACCTGCTGGCTTTGGGAGAATCTATTGGTAATGTCTGCACAGGCTTGGTGGACGAGAAAATCTCAGGTTGTGTGAGAGAAGTGATCTATTGCAGTTCTGATGAACAGCAAAATGATCAAGATGATGGGAAATGTGCAATTTGTCTG GAGGAATACAAAGACAACAGTTTGCTGGGAATACTGAAATGCAATCACGACTTCCACACCGACTGCGTCAAGAAGTGGttgaaggagaagaactcaTGCCCAATTTGCAAGTCGGCTGCTGCATAG
- the LOC127752462 gene encoding NF-X1-type zinc finger protein NFXL2: MPFSYAAAASGSASSSRKPVPVAAAAARRPAPSPSNPSAVSDSDPSSYSSGEETDLTASDPAAASVISSYLSVAGDGADLSKVGIFLSSAARRRSPPCLICFDPIRLSDPVWSCSASCFALLHLHCIQSWAHQSSSAAPSPTWGCPKCRFPYPKSQTPTSYLCFCSKTVDPAPDPWILPHSCGDVCGRRLNADRDSGCEHNCLLLCHPGPCPPCPAIVPNAMCFCGSHRETRRCSHQRYSCSGKCNKRLGCGIHRCPVDCHDGPCPPCAVRGKHKCECGETMEERLCSERVFQCKRECGGMLQCGKHSCERGCHAGKCGGCPLQGRRTCPCGKKDYPSLDCDAEAATCGSTCEKVLGCGRHKCPERCHRGSCVETCRLVITKSCRCGGLKKEVPCYQELTCERKCQRLRNCGRHACRRRCCEGDCAPCPEVCDKRLRCGNHKCLSPCHRGACAPCPLMKTISCNCGQTFFEVPCGTEKNQKPPKCSKKCNIARLCRHKLECRPHKCHYGACPPCKLICGEELSCGHRCKLRCHGPIAPPNPEFTLKPIKRKKEKHIDSTPGTPCPPCQEVVLVPCFGQHLGQERAILCSKRRQFPCQNLCGNPLNCGNHYCTKACHVLQIPLSQPEGDQLAILSLASASAFAEPCEECNLPCQRVREPPCSHPCPLPCHLNDCPPCKALVKRPCHCGAMVHAFECMYYNNLNATKQQKVRSCGGPCHRKLPNCPHLCSEICHPGQCPSVDQCMKKVNVRCACNNLKKEWICQDVLKEYRQSGRDPKQIPKNQYAVGLLACGEDCVKKVKAADSELHLRKIQEIKTPAVEVENVPKRRKKRNRGQESVESSKFQEIKAVALKFLLVIFLCIIVVAGLYLLWKGVYRLSDWMNDMEEQRARQRHLKPGRL, translated from the exons ATGCCATTCTcctacgccgccgcggcctctgGCTCCGCGTCCTCTTCTCGCAAGCCGGTtcccgtcgccgcggccgccgcccgccgacccgcgccctcgccgtcaAACCCTAGCGCGGTCTCCGATTCCGACCCCTCCTCGTACTCCTCCGGGGAGGAGACCGACCTCACCGCCTCCGATCCGGCGGCCGCCTCCGTCATCTCCTCCTACCTCTCCGTTGCGGGGGATGGCGCCGACCTCTCCAAGGTCGGGATCTTCCTCAGctccgcggcgcgccgccgatcGCCGCCGTGCCTGATATGCTTCGATCCCATCCGCCTCTCCGACCCCGTCTGGTCCTGCTCCGCCTCCTGCTtcgccctcctccacctccactgcATCCAGTCATGGGCACATCAGTCATCCTCTGCCGCGCCTTCTCCCACCTGGGGTTGCCCCAAATGCCGCTTCCCCTATCCCAAATCCCAGACTCCCACCTCCTACCTCTGCTTCTGCTCCAAGACGGTAGACCCAGCTCCGGACCCCTGGATCCTCCCCCACTCCTGCGGCGACGTCTGTGGCCGACGTCTCAATGCAGACCGTGACTCTGGCTGTGAGCACAACTGCCTCCTGCTTTGCCACCCTGGGCCATGTCCACCGTGCCCGGCAATTGTTCCAAATGCTATGTGCTTTTGCGGCTCACATCGTGAGACGCGTCGATGCTCACATCAGCGTTATTCTTGCTCGGGGAAATGCAATAAACGCCTCGGCTGTGGAATCCACCGGTGTCCTGTGGATTGCCATGATGGGCCTTGCCCGCCTTGTGCGGTGCGAGGAAAGCACAAATGTGAGTGTGGAGAAACAATGGAGGAGAGGCTATGCTCTGAAAGGGTGTTCCAGTGCAAGAGGGAGTGTGGTGGGATGTTGCAGTGTGGGAAGCATAGTTGTGAGAGGGGTTGCCATGCTGGAAAGTGTGGAGGATGCCCACTCCAAGGGCGACGAACTTGCCCATGTGGGAAGAAAGATTATCCAAGTTTGGACTGTGATGCAGAGGCTGCCACATGTGGATCAACTTGCGAGAAGGTGCTTGGGTGCGGGCGGCACAAATGCCCAGAGCGGTGTCAtcgtggttcatgcgttgagaCATGTCGGCTGGTGATCACAAAATCGTGCCGCTGTGGGGGTCTCAAGAAGGAG GTGCCTTGCTACCAAGAATTGACATGCGAAAGGAAGTGTCAGCGTTTGCGAAACTGTGGCCGCCATGCTTGTAGACGACGTTGCTGCGAGGGTGATTGTGCACCCTGCCCAGAG GTTTGTGACAAGAGGCTCAGATGTGGCAACCATAAATGCCTATCTCCATGCCACAG AGGTGCTTGTGCACCTTGTCCTTTGATGAAGACCATTTCATGCAACTGTGGGCAAACATTTTTTGAG GTGCCCTGTGGGACTGAGAAGAATCAGAAGCCACCCAAATGCTCAAAAAAATGCAATATAGCTCGCCTTTGCAGGCACAAACTTGAATGCCGG CCCCACAAGTGCCACTATGGAGCTTGCCCACCTTGCAAACTAATCTGCGGAGAAGAACTTTCTTGTGGCCACAGGTGTAAGCTGAG GTGTCATGGCCCCATTGCTCCTCCAAATCCTGAGTTCACACTGAAaccaataaaaaggaaaaaggaaaagcatATAGACTCTACACCTGGAACACCATGCCCGCCATGCCAAGAAGTTGTTTTGGTGCCATGCTTTGGACAACATCTTGGCCAAGAACGTGCA ATACTTTGCTCCAAAAGGAGGCAGTTTCCATGTCAGAATTTATGTGGTAACCCTCTCAACTGTGGCAATCATTATTGTACGAAGGCTTGCCATGTGTTACAGATTCCATTGAGTCAGCCTGAAGGAGATCAATTGGCTATACTGTCTCTTGCTAGTGCAAGTGCATTCGCTGAGCCTTGCGAAGAATGTAACCTGCCTTGTCAAAGG GTCAGGGAGCCTCCATGTTCACATCCCTGCCCTTTGCCATGCCATCTTAACGATTGTCCACCTTGCAAAGCCCTTGTTAAAAGACCATGTCATTGTGGTGCTATGGTACATGCTTTTGAGTGCATGTATTATAACAACTTAAATGCTACAAAACAGCAGAAAGTAAGGTCCTGTGGTGGCCCATGTCATAG AAAATTACCGAATTGTCCCCATCTGTGCTCAGAAATATGTCACCCTGGTCAGTGCCCATCAGTTGATCAGTGCATGAAAAAG GTCAATGTCCGTTGTGCATGCAACAACCTTAAAAAAGAGTGGATATGTCAAGATGTTCTGAAGGAATACCGTCAGTCTGGTCGTGACCCAAAACAAATACCTAAAAATCAATATGCAGTTGGCCTACTTGCCTGTGGTGAAGATTGTGTTAAAAAGGTTAAAGCTGCAGATTCTGAGTTGCATCTCCGGAAAATTCAGGAGATCAAG ACCCCTGCTGTGGAAGTTGAAAATGTGCCCAAGCGCAGGAAGAAGCGTAACCGTGGCCAAGAAAGTGTTGAAAGCTCAAAATTCCAG GAAATCAAAGCTGTTGCGTTGAAATTTCTCCTGGTTATTTTTCTGTGCATAATCGTTGTAGCTGGATTGTACCTTTTGTGGAAAGGTGTTTACCGGCTTTCTGATTGGATGAATGACATGGAGGAGCAGAGGGCCAGGCAGAGGCATTTGAAGCCTGGAAGATTGTAA
- the LOC127777777 gene encoding fasciclin-like arabinogalactan protein 11: MQAMQRLVLCLVVSMAIAASAQGPTAAPAAPAPATPAAPATPAAPAPASTKTTNITGVLAKAGQFNTLIRLMRSTGAAEQIDNQLNSSRNGLTVFAPTDNAFTSLPSGTLNSLSDQQKNSLVQYHVLSTLIPMSQFDTVSNPLRTQAGSNSPGQYPLNVTAEGQQVNISTGVVNATVGNALYTGDNLVVYQVDKVLLPMAIYGTPAPAPAPLSPATKKKGKTPATSVADAPEAADATPDATTPSLAAARVTAGAGVGVVLALASVWLGL, translated from the coding sequence ATGCAAGCCATGCAGAGACTTGTGCTGTGTCTTGTTGTGTCCATGGCCATCGCGGCGTCGGCTcagggcccgacggcggcgccggccgcgccggcgccggcgacaccggcggcaccggcgacgccagcggcgcccgcgccggcgtcgacgaAGACGACGAACATCACGGGGGTGCTCGCCAAGGCCGGGCAGTTCAACACGCTCATCAGGCTGATGCGGtccaccggcgcggcggagcagaTCGACAACCAGCTGAACAGCTCGCGCAACGGGCTGACGGTGTTCGCGCCGACGGACAACGCGTTCACGTCGCTCCCCTCCGGCACGCTCAACTCGCTGTCCGACCAGCAGAAGAACTCGCTGGTGCAGTACCACGTGCTGTCCACGCTGATCCCCATGTCGCAGTTCGACACCGTCAGCAACCCGCTCCGGACGCAGGCCGGCAGCAACTCGCCGGGGCAGTACCCGCTCAACGTGACGGCGGAGGGGCAGCAGGTGAACATCTCCACCGGCGTCGTCAACGCCACCGTCGGCAACGCGCTCTACACCGGCGACAACCTCGTCGTGTACCAGGTGGACAAGGTGCTGCTCCCGATGGCCATCTACGGCacgccggcgcccgcgcccgcgccgctgtcgccggcgacgaagaagaaggggaagacGCCGGCCACGTCGGTCGCCGACGCGCCCGAGGCCGCCGACGCGACGCCGGACGCGACGACCCCGTCtctcgcggcggcgagggtgacgGCCGGTGCTGGTGTCGGGGTGGTTCTTGCCTTGGCGAGCGTCTGGTTGGGGCTGTGA
- the LOC127755739 gene encoding PHD finger protein ALFIN-LIKE 1-like, with the protein MAGEEFGLAAAAAAAASATVDAASGRSSRVSALRSVEDIFSDFRARRSAIVRALTEDLEKFAALCNPDLDCLCLYGNSDGTWEVAPPPEMVPPELPEPALGINFSRDTMYRSDWVALLSVFSDSWLLAVAFFHGARLDRDDRVCLFNMINDLPTVYEVVFSVEQSDEQSGMDNGAKDTPSPQLSSPVIRR; encoded by the exons ATGGCCGGAGAGGAGTTTGGCCTcgcagcggccgccgccgccgccgcctccgccaccgtggACGCCGCTTCCGGCCGCAGCTCCCGCGTCAGCGCGCTGCGCTCCGTCGAGGACATCTTCAGCGACTTCCgcgcccgccgctccgccatcgTCCGCGCCCTCACCGAAG ACCTCGAGAAGTTCGCCGCTCTGTGCAATCCAG ATCTGGACTGCTTGTGCCTGTATGGGAACTCGGACGGGACGTgggaggtggcgccgccgccggagatggtgCCGCCGGAGCTGCCGGAGCCGGCGCTGGGCATCAACTTCTCGCGCGACACGATGTACAGGAGTGATTgggtcgccctcctctccgtctTCTCCGATTCGtggctcctcgccgtcgccttcttccACGGCGCTCGACTAGATCGCGACGACAG GGTGTGTTTGTTTAACATGATCAATGATTTGCCAACTGTATACGAAGTTGTCTTCAGTGTGGAACAATCTGATGAGCAATCCGGTATGGACAATGGTGCCAAAGACACGCCCTCTCCACAG CTCAGCAGTCCGGTGATACGCAGGTAG